A single Aspergillus chevalieri M1 DNA, chromosome 3, nearly complete sequence DNA region contains:
- a CDS encoding GFA family protein (COG:S;~EggNog:ENOG410PMVZ;~InterPro:IPR011057,IPR006913;~PFAM:PF04828;~go_function: GO:0016846 - carbon-sulfur lyase activity [Evidence IEA]): MPISGHCLCKAVTYTVDIEQPLATAYDHCDDCQRQSGSTYSLVAIVPKDLLKLNGPTKTYTSNGSSNLPVHRIFCSECGSPIAHDPEAAPPIIALKAGTFDTEIKKTLKPDTEIWTASKLPFCSEHLAKPFEHMPQ; this comes from the exons ATGCCTATTTCCGGTCACTGTCTCTGCAAAGCCGTCACATACACGGTCGACATCGAGCAGCCGCTCGCTACAGCTTATGACCACTGCGATGACTGCCAGCGTCAGAGTGGCTCGACTTACT CCCTCGTTGCCATCGTCCCCAAGGACCTTCTGAAGCTGAACGGTCCTACGAAGACCTACACCAGCAATGGCTCTTCTAACCTGCCCGTCCACCGTATCTTCTGCAGCGAGTGCGGTTCGCCAATCGCCCATGACCCCGAGGCTGCGCCCCCGATTATCGCCCTCAAGGCCGGCACTTTCGATACCGAGATCAAGAAGACATTGAAGCCC GACACCGAGATCTGGACCGCCAGCAAGTTGCCGTTCTGCTCGGAGCACTTGGCTAAGCCCTTCGAGCATATGCCGCAGTAA